A genomic stretch from Salarias fasciatus chromosome 18, fSalaFa1.1, whole genome shotgun sequence includes:
- the LOC115405412 gene encoding oxygen-regulated protein 1: MSSTPVQEPPGQGPPIQGPHVQGPMSDSGQTLPSKPLQHVSDASASKRVCFYKSGDYKFSGHRMVVNGRIFKTFDALLDALSKKVPLPFGVRTITTPRGTHLIKALDELHDGGAYVCSDQKRVKPLNLDEVTRRQVPWNTTRPLSVGQRARLGIRPGPFGQRSEATGRPAKMAERVAVRTPKRLTVIKNKDPTVKRTIVLQRRTAPTFDALLDYLSQILQFPVLRLYATDGRRVDGLATLILCSGVVVAAGNEPFRLGSFSFHMLGQMAQTSYMDAVEASAFQPRLQKNKPFSSGRGSRNFSLSSERYIINQINKCQSGSMNGGLNHHNESFETEVKHTSINSYGAGRMDSGRPACTVPQEDDIEKSFRINQDGSMTVEMKVHLTIKEEEMLHWTTTLSRSTVTKRTVCASVSESGNSSPDSNNALAKNSSSLSDGETKEDNFSAAARKGVGFNDEQLHEGYSSTALGKAKPSFSRTPTPGPRKVNKKTSVESVKMLTESGLQESTLGHYSYTERTADGEMTEGYCVVRHSSSSSCRPIPKPRKTASAERSSKHSNSSVRSAGKAEVLQIQNNGIEVTETVMHIYETQGCYDNYFANEEYSVDSVPIHGSTPAPGSKQSTDSRPHSLSNDCDIDCSWQPPPDDSLQRQKEEMLSLSSDPLPLTAEITNSLSANSHIQDVGEREHIPKHTKKKQTRSVRNHKSSTSTSSSDVLSRASKISPSKNSKHSSTEKLSSDASVRKKSLNSSESTKSGQLGKRGEKKLEKPQSQKSLQQEKILRKDSALSVGAANVQQTPKTQNMNKTFTRDNSPNVNAPSGRTPMKKNMSDILQAKKSTLLGKRTTSKPKSMSENRVSSLENPFQLSESISMPSLNPSSAEIHQYVENWLENVSPEPVPYAEEAFTDETQPQAPVVFQIGADSESEEKSESQSHLEVSQPPLSETMKKSMSCLSVPSYHDGPSSPRLHGEARGFQCVSMPSVRVDSEHTEGKLRLHKSAEAIGPEDDTVASSHRLSSHGTKAKLKPVLKQLCSSIQCIRRASDVSTSNLEKSSSVPDFPTQVASVFGSSCKAFLSFLSVMSLKDSLKDSSVPDANPPRTSSEAMLMMESLQKISAIEDQDEQRASLNDLRSRASSQFRERWRDFLILRERLESEPLSPKVSETEFALDVVSDGEEVFEDQHLQIGELMEELDMPQDLRAEITSTIQQTKSFYPAEESTFLETDRNLSDSEEGVEHFLKNCAADSQQSPETTTSIGQGMTETIHVDDDGTTDQFPGESNQEPGEPQEAQNIKESQEVEETEEDFRKYLDTTEGGKEEEDEEMEEAYVQNEEQHTDKESGEESVEKEEEVTGDEEQEEEDGKKDWVEEREGETGGSYHVEDTDEREGAEESEEEEEEEEHKGKNEQAGEAEEEEQEEEEEAAGETDEEKQEVMEEADEEEEVIEEVAEEEEEEEEEEEAAGETDEGKQEVMEEADEEEEVIEEVAEEEEEEEEEEEAAGETDEGKEVMEEADEEEEVIEEVAEEEEEEEEVTEEADEKQQVIEEADEEVIEELAEEEEEEEEEEGIVNGAEEDKEQDDEGQEQKEKGDGTDSLDDAGTDVGGGQRDERSNTSEHPVEISQELLDFINYALKSSSLIFTYDPQGSLRIEPDHARIVNTKQIVIPNSRKDSLYGSKCLPSPNTSDLSDYRPETSESGGYKTQESVDIVSDSGEEGSAKSPSNRTEETQEEQLKSNLLIPCQAEALDGTLKHGGSFSSSDSGNKTSKDNLSYCSAASSPRADAVTPSMSEKDSPEGVLIDQGRWLLKENHLIRKSPPVSEGMYQNLDSTSVDSNPADSMEASPHHCKVQQNPLLAISSSELEDMARPSTPKCTYYNMLHGSDSDPFLDDSSVKSGQKDPSSVKGRGFRVSPVVDTSRTWANKNGSLSSFASVEFKLPDGRVHPEGEASASAARPARTSSGGARTLQSQDSLEALHVKCGQYCPIL, translated from the exons ATGAGCAGCACGCCCGTCCAGGAGCCTCCGGGCCAGGGACCCCCGATACAGGGCCCCCACGTCCAGGGACCAATGTCCGACAGCGGCCAGACGTTACCCTCCAAACCGCTGCAGCATGTCTCAGACGCCTCGGCCTCGAAACGCGTTTGCTTCTACAAGTCGGGCGACTATAAATTCAGCGGGCACCGCATGGTGGTCAACGGCCGCATCTTCAAGACGTTCGATGCTCTGCTGGACGCTCTCTCCAAGAAAGTGCCTCTGCCGTTCGGGGTGAGGACCATCACCACACCCAGAGGGACTCACCTCATCAAGGCTCTGGACGAGCTGCACGACGGCGGCGCGTACGTGTGCTCGGACCAGAAGAGGGTGAAGCCTCTGAACCTGGACGAAGTGACCCGCAGACAGGTGCCCTGGAACACCACCAGACCCCTCAGCGTGGGCCAGCGGGCACGTCTGGGAATCAGACCGGGTCCGTTCGGCCAGAGGAGCGAGGCCACGGGCAGACCGGCCAAGATGGCGGAGCGGGTGGCGGTGCGCACCCCCAAGAGACTGACGGTCATCAAGAACAAGGACCCCACTGTGAAGCGCACCATCGTGCTGCAGAGGAGAACGGCGCCCACGTTTGACGCTCTGCTGGACTACCTTTCCCAGATTCTGCAGTTCCCGGTGCTCAGACTCTACGCCACCGACGGGAGAAGG gtGGACGGGCTCGCCACTCTGATCCTCTGCTCTGGTGTTGTGGTGGCGGCGGGCAACGAGCCATTCAGATTAGGGAGCTTCAGCTTCCACATGCTGGGACAGATGGCTCAGACTTCCTACATGGACGCCGTGGAAGCGTCCGCATTCCAGCCCAGACTTC agaagaacaaaCCTTTCTCCAGTGGAAGAGGCTCCAGGAACTTCTCCTTGTCTTCAGAGAGATACATCATCAACCAGATAAACAAATGTCAGAGCGGCAGCATGAACGGTGGCCTGAATCATCACAACGAGTCCTTTGAGACAGAAGTCAAGCACACATCCATCAACTCGTATGGAGCCGGGAGGATGGACAGCGGACGTCCCGCCTGCACCGTACCTCAGGAGGACGACATCGAGAAGTCATTCCGTATCAACCAGGACGGCAGCATGACAGTGGAGATGAAGGTTCATCTGACCAtcaaggaggaggagatgcttCACTGGACGACCACTCTGAGCCGCTCCACCGTCACTAAGAGGACAGTTTGTGCTTCCGTCTCCGAGTCTGGGAACAGCTCGCCTGACTCCAACAATGCACTCGCCAAAAACTCCTCCAGCCTGAGTGACGGCGAAACCAAAGAAGACAACTTCAGTGCTGCAGCAAGAAAGGGTGTTGGCTTCAATGATGAGCAACTGCATGAAGGCTACTCTTCAACAGCTTTGGGAAAAGCAAAACCCAGCTTCAGTCGAACCCCGACACCGGGCCCCCGCAAGGTGAACAAGAAGACCTCGGTTGAGAGTGTGAAGATGCTGACGGAGTCAGGCCTTCAGGAGAGCACTCTGGGACACTACTCCTACACGGAGAGGACCGCTGATGGAGAGATGACGGAGGGATACTGCGTCGTgaggcacagcagcagcagcagctgtcgaCCCATCCCAAAACCTCGGAAGACAGCCTCTGCGGAGAGAAGCAGCAAACACTCCAACTCCTCGGTCAGGTCTGCAGGAAAGGCAGAGGTCCTTCAGATTCAGAATAATGGAATAGAGGTTACAGAGACTGTCATGCACATTTATGAGACACAGGGTTGCTATGACAACTATTTTGCAAATGAGGAATATAGTGTAGATAGTGTTCCCATACATGGCTCAACTCCTGCTCCAGGAAGCAAACAGTCGACCGACTCAAGGCCTCATTCACTGAGCAATGACTGTGATATCGACTGCAGCTGGCAGCCACCTCCTGACGACTCACTGCAACGGCAGAAAGAAGAGATGTTATCACTGTCTTCAGATCCTCTACCTCTGACAGCTGAGATCACAAACAGCCTGTCTGCAAACTCACACATCCAAGATGTTGGAGAAAGAGAGCATATTCCAAAACATACAAAGAAAAAGCAGACTAGGTCTGTAAGGAACCACAAGAGTTCAACTTCAACAAGCAGCTCAGATGTACTGTCGAGGGCAAGCAAAATCAGCCCttcaaaaaacagcaaacattcGTCAACTGAAAAGCTCAGCAGTGATGCCAGCGTGAGAAAAAAGAGCTTGAACTCATCAGAAAGTACAAAAAGTGGTCAACTGGGTaaaagaggggagaaaaaatTAGAGAAGCCCCAATCACAGAAATCACTTCAACAAGAGAAGATTCTCAGGAAAGACTCAGCCTTATCAGTTGGTGCTGCAAATGTACAACAAactccaaaaacacaaaacatgaataaaacatttactCGGGACAATAGCCCTAATGTGAATGCTCCATCTGGAAGGACTCCAATGAAAAAGAACATGTCAGATATTTTACAGGCTAAAAAATCGACCTTGTTGGGTAAAAGGACAACAAGCAAGCCGAAATCCATGAGCGAAAATAGAGTTTCATCACTTGAAAATCCCTTCCAGCTGAGTGAGAGCATCTCGATGCCTTCACTCAACCCCTCGTCTGCTGAAATCCACCAGTACGTGGAGAACTGGCTGGAGAACGTCAGCCCAGAGCCGGTGCCATATGCAGAGGAAGCGTTCACTGATGAAACACAACCTCAGGCTCCGGTTGTCTTCCAGATTGGTGCTGATTCTGAATCGGAGGAGAAAAGTGAAAGTCAGAGTCATTTAGAAGTAAGCCAACCACCACTCAGTGAGACTATGAAGAAATCAATGTCGTGTCTGTCAGTTCCTTCTTACCATGACGGGCCGAGCTCACCTCGTTTGCACGGCGAGGCTCGAGGTTTTCAATGTGTTTCAATGCCGAGTGTGAGAGTTGATTCTGAGCACACTGAGGGTAAGCTGAGGTTGCACAAATCCGCCGAGGCCATTGGTCCAGAAGACGACACAGTGGCGTCGTCCCATCGGTTGTCTTCACATGGGACGAAGGCGAAGCTGAAACCTGTCCTGAAGCAACTCTGTTCCTCCATCCAGTGCATCAGAAGAGCGTCTGACGTCAGCACATCTAACCTGGAGAAGTCCAGCAGCGTGCCCGACTTCCCAACACAAGTAGCTTCTGTATTTGGCTCGTCATGCAAAGCGTTCTTGTCCTTCTTGTCGGTCATGTCTCTGAAAGATAGCTTAAAAGACTCGTCTGTTCCAGATGCCAACCCTCCGAGAACGAGTTCCGAGGCCATGCTAATGATGGAGTCCCTCCAGAAGATATCTGCCATCGAGGACCAGGACGAGCAGAGAGCCAGTCTGAATGATCTGCGAAGCAGAGCGTCCTCTCAGTTCAGAGAGCGCTGGAGGGACTTCCTGATTCTGAGGGAGAGGCTTGAGAGTGAGCCGCTTTCACCAAAGGTCTCAGAAACTGAGTTTGCTCTAGATGTCGTGTCCGATGGGGAAGAAGTTTTCGAGGATCAACATTTGCAGATTGGTGAGCTTATGGAGGAGCTCGACATGCCACAAGATCTGAGAGCAGAGATCACTTCTACAATCCAGCAGACTAAAAGCTTCTACCCAGCAGAGGAAAGCACTTTTctggaaacagacagaaacctgTCAGACTCAGAGGAAGGCGTGGAGCACTTTCTCAAAAACTGTGCAGCTGATTCTCAACAATCGCCAGAGACTACTACCTCCATAGGACAAGGGATGACTGAAACAATACATGTTGATGACGATGGAACGACGGATCAGTTCCCAGGAGAGTCGAATCAAGAACCTGGTGAACCCCAGGAGGCGCAGAACATCAAAGAAAGTCAAGAAGTcgaggagacagaggaagactTCAGGAAATATTTGGACACAacggagggagggaaagaagaggaagatgaagagatggaggaggcaTATGTTCAGAATGAGGAACAGCATACAGACAAAGAAAGTGGGGAGGAATCTGttgagaaagaagaggaggtgaCAGGTgatgaagaacaggaggaggaagatggaaagAAAGACTGGGttgaggagagggagggagaaacagGAGGGAGTTATCATGTTGAAGATACtgatgagagagagggagctgaggagtctgaggaggaggaggaggaggaggagcacaaaGGGAAAAATGAg CAAGCAGGtgaggccgaggaggaggagcaggaggaggaggaggaggctgccggagagacagatgaagaaaaacaagaggtAATGGAAGAggcagatgaggaagaggaagttaTTGAAGAAgtagctgaggaagaggaggaggaggaggaagaggaggaggctgccggagagacagatgaaggaaaacaagagGTAATGGAAGAGgcagatgaagaagaggaagttaTTGAAGAAgtagctgaggaagaggaagaggaggaggaggaggaggaggctgctggagagaCAGATGAAGGAAAAGAGGTAATGGAAGAGgcagatgaagaagaggaagttaTTGAAGAAgtagctgaggaagaggaggaggaggaggaggttacTGAGGAGgcagatgaaaaacaacagGTAATTGAAGAGGCTGATGAGGAAGTTATTGAAGAGttagctgaggaggaggaggaggaggaggaggaggagggtatTGTGAATGGAGCAGAAGAAGACAAGGAACAAGATGATGAAGGTCAAGAACAAAAG GAAAAAGGTGACGGGACGGACTCGCTGGACGATGCTGGAACAGATGTTGGAGGAGGGCAGCGTGACGAACGCAGCAACACTTCAGAACACCCGGTGGAAATAtcacaggagctgctggacttcATCAACTATGCCCTCAAGTCTTCATCACTTATATTCACCTATGACCCTCAGGGAAGTCTCCGGATTGAGCCTGATCACGCCCGAAttgtaaatacaaaacaaatagTGATTCCTAACAGCAGGAAGGACAGTTTGTATGGATCGAAATGTCTTCCAAGTCCCAACACATCAGATTTATCTGACTACAGGCCAGAAACATCAGAGAGTGGTGGATATAAAACCCAGGAGTCTGTGGACATTGTGTCAGACAGCGGAGAGGAGGGTTCAGCAAAGTCTCCATCAAACAGGACTGAAGAAacacaggaggagcagctcaaaTCCAATCTGCTCATTCCATGTCAAGCAGAAGCCTTGGATGGGACATTAAAGCATGGCGGGagcttctcttcctctgactcAGGAAACAAAACCTCAAAAGATAATCTGTCTTATTGTAGTGCTGCAAGCTCACCAAGAGCCGACGCTGTGACTCCATCAATGT